One Vicia villosa cultivar HV-30 ecotype Madison, WI linkage group LG5, Vvil1.0, whole genome shotgun sequence genomic window, ATGTTGTTTTCCATTccattgtttgttttcttttcaagCATTTGCTTTTTAACCGAGCAAATGGAAAATGAAGACATTGAAATAGTGAAACTCTCAAGTCATCAAGGTGAGCAACCTCTTTTGAACGTTCAAAGAAAAGAGATATTTAAAGAATGTCGAAGAAATCATGCTTCTAGCATTGGAGGCTTCGCCGTTGATGGTTGTTGCGAGTTTTTACCCGCTGGAGTTGAAGGTACTTTCGAGTTTTTTAAATGTGCTGCATGTAATTGTCACCGAAATTTTCATCGTAAAGAATTTGTCACAAGAAATCAAACTCATTTTCCGTCCAATACCATTTACTACCCTTCCCCAACTCCAATCTCCGCATTTTTTCCAACTACCAATAGTTACATCCATATGACTGGCACGTCGAGGGGGACTACAACATCCCTCGACTTGCCTAATGATATTGTCCATGTTACTGAATGCGGTGATACTAGTGGTGGTGGAGAAATGCCGACTAGCTCTAAAAAAAGATTTAGAACAAAGTTCACTCGTGAACAAAAGAAGAAAATGTTGGATTTTGCTGTGAAATTAGGTTGGAAGATTCGCAAAGAAGATGAGAATGTTGTCGAGAAATTTTGTAGTAAAATTGGGGTGAAGTTTCAAGCTTTTAGAGTGTGGATGCTTAACAATAAACGCACCATTGGAAAACAatcttagaaaaaaaaattataataagaattaataaattgataacaataatatttattgTTATGTGTTCTTGTATCAATCTGTCTATGTAATTGTTTTCCATTTTATGTGAGACAATGGAGGATATTTATAGTATTTCTCTGTTGTTTCATGTTTAATTGGATTTCAAGAAATATCAATAAactatgttttaatttattttcaattttttattttaatatttattttttatttatcatttaatttttttagcaTTTTGAGTTTGATCAATATTATTGAAATGCCAGGATGATATTAGCTTCAGGGGTTAGGGGTTAATTTGTTTGTAGCTCAATTATTTTTTATAgccaaacaaattaaattaaattaaacggATTAAAAGAGAtactcattttaaatttttttcaactcTGCAGTCGCACATAAAAAAAATTCtagatttataaaaataaaataaaatatatatgtttttatttattattttttaatatttaagtttgtttttaaattttttataaaattattaatttaaaaatattaagaatttatttacattaatacataaatataaataaatattaacgtCGCAAATTGaatcatatttaaatttttattttcttgatcttaaaagtaaatattaaaaaattttcgCTCCTCACATTCACTGGAAATATATAGAAAATGTTTGAGTTGTAGTGGATGTTTTGGTCATCTCCTTCACACATTTTTCTTTTGacgaaacaaaataaatatttacattattttaatagtttaatgagtttgattttatttatttatgtatttataaaaGGAGTTAAAAAGTATCTAttgaattatattaaatatttttacatttttatatgtgaattaattaacaaaattgaATGGTGTTTATTAAGATCATTTAGATGGTCAATATGAATGGTTTATAGGAAATTGTAGTTGTAATTACGTCATAGTAATTATTTCTCAACTTTCTACATAattaataaatacaaataaaagaACACTTGAATGAGATGAAGAAGTCTCTTTCGTTTTAACCAAAGGTCTTATTATacctaaatcaaatataatgctcTAATTTCTTCTATTGCAGAAGCGGAGATCTCTCTAATTCAGACTCTCCTTTTAAAATTTAGTATTTATTTTCCAATGGTATGTTGTGTTGGTAACGAAGTTAGATAGCCACTCCATTTCCAATACCATATCCATTTCTCATAACTAAAAAATAACAAAGTCTTTTTATATTTCCATCCATTGCATGGGGATTTTTAGTTTAGGGCACATTCTTTTGCATGAAACCCATCTTCCATCTAC contains:
- the LOC131601539 gene encoding zinc-finger homeodomain protein 2-like; this encodes MLFSIPLFVFFSSICFLTEQMENEDIEIVKLSSHQGEQPLLNVQRKEIFKECRRNHASSIGGFAVDGCCEFLPAGVEGTFEFFKCAACNCHRNFHRKEFVTRNQTHFPSNTIYYPSPTPISAFFPTTNSYIHMTGTSRGTTTSLDLPNDIVHVTECGDTSGGGEMPTSSKKRFRTKFTREQKKKMLDFAVKLGWKIRKEDENVVEKFCSKIGVKFQAFRVWMLNNKRTIGKQS